One genomic window of Marinobacter adhaerens HP15 includes the following:
- a CDS encoding YchJ family protein — MILQTENRNCPCGSGKSYSECCQPLHQGEAASTPEALMRSRYAAFVLKLPDYLRATWHESSRPETLSLEDSPDWTSLQILDTSQSGDRGTVLFRAVYRLGKGWGFLEENSDFVREQGRWYYLRGDTSEGQLKPGRNEPCPCGSGRKHKACCL, encoded by the coding sequence CGGTAAATCCTACAGCGAATGCTGCCAGCCTCTCCATCAGGGCGAAGCAGCGTCTACTCCGGAAGCGCTGATGCGATCCCGGTATGCGGCCTTCGTTCTGAAGCTGCCGGATTATCTGAGGGCCACCTGGCACGAGAGTTCACGGCCAGAGACGCTTAGCCTGGAAGACTCACCAGACTGGACCTCCTTGCAGATCCTGGACACCAGCCAGTCCGGCGATCGTGGCACGGTGCTTTTTCGTGCGGTCTACCGCCTGGGCAAGGGCTGGGGGTTTCTCGAAGAAAACTCCGATTTTGTCCGTGAGCAGGGCCGCTGGTATTACCTTCGTGGTGACACCAGCGAGGGCCAGTTGAAGCCCGGTCGCAACGAACCCTGCCCCTGCGGGAGTGGCCGAAAGCACAAGGCCTGCTGCCTGTAA
- a CDS encoding rhodanese-like domain-containing protein, whose protein sequence is MKTAHDLVEAARKEIQEVPLDQAEDAIKNADLLLDVRDADEYRAGHIPGAVNISRGLLEFKFTNDPAFESRDMNIVCYCKTSGRAALSAKALKEMGYMHVQSIAGGFDAWQEANKPVAKPELPSFE, encoded by the coding sequence ATGAAAACTGCCCATGATCTGGTAGAAGCCGCCAGGAAAGAGATTCAGGAAGTACCTCTTGATCAGGCGGAAGACGCCATCAAGAACGCTGACTTACTCCTCGATGTGCGTGATGCGGATGAGTACCGGGCCGGCCACATACCCGGCGCGGTCAACATTTCCCGTGGTTTGCTGGAGTTCAAGTTCACCAATGATCCGGCGTTCGAGAGCCGCGACATGAACATCGTGTGTTACTGCAAGACATCTGGGCGAGCCGCGTTGAGTGCCAAAGCCCTGAAAGAAATGGGCTACATGCACGTGCAGTCCATCGCCGGAGGATTTGATGCCTGGCAGGAAGCCAACAAACCGGTTGCCAAACCCGAACTGCCGTCCTTCGAGTAA
- a CDS encoding thiol-disulfide oxidoreductase DCC family protein: MEPRYDTLFYDGQCPLCAKEIRTLRKLQRGDLIFADIHEQRDGSANLPSHEALLRRLHLMTWTGEWVIGLPANVRAWSHTPFGFLFKPLLWPGIFQIASRIYGKWADKRYERKYACAIGDNETA; this comes from the coding sequence ATGGAGCCCCGTTATGACACCCTGTTTTACGACGGACAATGCCCACTTTGCGCCAAAGAGATCCGCACCCTGCGCAAACTCCAGCGTGGCGATCTGATCTTTGCAGACATCCATGAACAGCGCGACGGCAGCGCCAACCTGCCAAGTCACGAAGCTCTGCTCAGACGCCTGCACCTGATGACCTGGACCGGCGAATGGGTCATCGGCCTGCCCGCAAATGTTCGCGCCTGGTCCCACACGCCCTTTGGTTTTCTGTTCAAACCCCTGCTGTGGCCAGGTATCTTCCAGATTGCCTCGCGCATCTACGGGAAATGGGCAGACAAACGCTATGAGCGCAAATACGCCTGCGCCATCGGAGATAACGAAACCGCTTAA
- a CDS encoding CHAD domain-containing protein, translating into MKHLFLVRHAKSSWADETLSDRERPLSARGVSQLAPLGNALKSVGAFEGEVYSSSARRAVATLQGILPDTVAAERYHTLSALYTFDYRRLLAWLEEQADAPQITLVGHNPALLELAQSLLKQPPEQLPTASVIHIRLSIKHWRQIGRGKGKLVTLITPKDYSYAHFERKLKKRARTAGDDPASDIPKALHHQLDRLRQLERGVALGLDDEFLHQYRIAIRRSRAIAESVQDVTGDKSLAKGVKTLKRHARATGPLRDLHVFLQDLPELCADDAEIRAALQIWFEREAASHHKKLAKRLKSKRYQDSLEHWRNLIDSRKFQKLAATLRPKDIRRAVERRIKEFNKRTAELMHTSPDEDIHRLRKQLKRIRYLMELDAKTWKRNLKTLKERQELYGRFQDLHVQILLLDQFRQAAPEVLPAALNGIVETLGNHKANARKQILTLGGLDGAPL; encoded by the coding sequence ATGAAGCACCTGTTTCTGGTACGCCACGCCAAGTCCAGCTGGGCCGATGAAACACTTTCTGACCGGGAACGCCCCCTCAGTGCACGGGGCGTCAGCCAACTGGCGCCGTTGGGAAATGCCCTGAAATCTGTCGGCGCGTTCGAAGGCGAGGTATACAGCAGCAGCGCCAGGCGGGCCGTCGCGACATTGCAAGGCATACTGCCCGACACAGTCGCAGCCGAGCGCTACCATACCCTGAGTGCGCTATATACCTTCGACTATCGGCGACTACTCGCATGGCTTGAAGAGCAGGCGGACGCTCCACAGATTACCCTGGTCGGCCACAACCCGGCGTTACTGGAACTGGCCCAGTCCCTACTGAAGCAGCCCCCAGAACAGCTACCCACCGCCAGCGTTATTCACATCCGGCTTTCGATCAAACACTGGCGCCAGATTGGTCGCGGCAAGGGCAAACTGGTGACTCTGATAACGCCAAAGGATTACAGCTACGCCCACTTCGAACGAAAGCTTAAAAAGAGAGCCAGAACCGCGGGGGACGATCCTGCAAGCGACATTCCCAAGGCCCTTCACCATCAACTTGATCGGCTAAGGCAACTGGAACGGGGCGTCGCCCTTGGCCTGGATGACGAATTTCTGCACCAGTACCGGATTGCGATTCGACGCAGCCGGGCCATCGCCGAATCGGTTCAGGACGTGACTGGTGACAAGTCGCTGGCCAAGGGGGTTAAAACCCTGAAGCGCCATGCAAGGGCAACGGGCCCACTGCGCGACCTTCACGTGTTTCTTCAGGACCTGCCGGAACTTTGCGCAGATGACGCGGAAATTCGGGCAGCCTTGCAGATCTGGTTCGAGCGCGAAGCCGCCAGCCATCATAAAAAGCTGGCAAAGCGACTGAAAAGCAAGCGCTACCAGGACAGCCTGGAACACTGGCGCAATCTGATTGATTCGCGAAAGTTTCAGAAATTGGCCGCAACACTCCGGCCGAAAGACATCCGAAGGGCCGTGGAACGTCGTATCAAGGAGTTCAATAAACGCACTGCCGAGCTGATGCATACTTCACCGGATGAAGATATCCATCGGCTGCGCAAGCAACTCAAACGAATCCGTTACCTGATGGAACTGGATGCAAAAACCTGGAAGCGCAACCTGAAAACGTTAAAGGAGCGGCAAGAGCTCTATGGCCGGTTCCAGGATCTGCACGTTCAGATTTTGCTTCTCGACCAGTTCCGCCAGGCGGCGCCAGAGGTACTGCCAGCCGCGCTCAATGGAATCGTGGAAACGCTGGGAAACCACAAAGCGAACGCCCGGAAACAGATTCTGACCCTTGGAGGACTCGATGGAGCCCCGTTATGA
- a CDS encoding methyl-accepting chemotaxis protein, with protein sequence MNVLSKVKIRSRLLVAVLVPVLVTAATLAWITASQIQANGEDELKRLENSLLEARKAGLQNLIDAAEAVVLEAKNDPSMTEAEAKEAAAARLRSIRFDETNYVFAYTRDVYNLAYAPDPSKEGPTKNPVVRGLVADLFAAARGEGFYGYDWMNPASGNEEPKMSYSTIIPDWDWMIGAGVYITDIDRQVAAAREDIEAGMVEALGFILLVTVVVVVIALVIGVFVGRSVTRPLKNVSNMMQEIADGEGDLRQRLPDEGTDELAELGRRFNAFVVKIQDTMREVGATTDQVASAAEELSRVANETRASVQEQGSETDQIASAINEMAATIQQISGNANEVESSASDADRMAREGGETISSAQGAVNKLSEEIEDTARSINALAEKSDEIQQVLDVIHAVTEQTNLLALNAAIEAARAGEHGRGFSVVADEVRQLAKRSAESADQIRTMIDGFVTESKASVERMNKSRNRSTETVERINHATSALRTIETSVGKIHDQVTQIATASEQQSQVAEEINQNVVRIVDAAQRSDTGVTQTNEASHELARLGESLRDLVGQFKV encoded by the coding sequence ATGAATGTCTTGAGTAAAGTGAAAATACGCTCGCGCTTGCTGGTGGCAGTACTTGTGCCGGTACTCGTTACGGCGGCAACATTGGCGTGGATCACCGCCAGTCAGATTCAGGCCAATGGTGAAGATGAGCTCAAGCGTCTTGAGAACAGCCTCCTGGAAGCACGGAAGGCTGGTTTACAGAATCTCATTGATGCCGCAGAGGCCGTGGTTCTGGAGGCCAAGAATGACCCATCGATGACGGAGGCGGAAGCGAAGGAGGCGGCAGCGGCGCGCCTGCGCTCGATCCGTTTTGATGAGACGAACTACGTGTTCGCCTATACCAGGGATGTATACAACCTGGCCTATGCCCCGGACCCTTCCAAAGAAGGACCGACCAAGAATCCGGTTGTCAGGGGGTTGGTGGCCGATCTGTTCGCCGCTGCCCGCGGTGAGGGCTTCTACGGCTATGACTGGATGAACCCTGCCTCCGGCAATGAAGAACCCAAGATGTCCTATTCCACCATTATCCCGGACTGGGACTGGATGATCGGTGCTGGTGTCTACATTACCGATATTGACCGGCAGGTCGCTGCTGCTCGCGAGGACATTGAAGCGGGTATGGTGGAGGCCTTGGGCTTTATCCTTCTGGTGACGGTTGTGGTTGTCGTAATTGCTTTGGTGATCGGCGTATTCGTTGGCCGTAGCGTGACCCGGCCGCTGAAGAACGTCAGCAACATGATGCAGGAAATTGCTGATGGTGAGGGCGATCTCCGCCAGCGGTTGCCGGATGAGGGTACCGACGAGCTGGCCGAGCTCGGTCGTCGTTTCAATGCCTTTGTTGTGAAGATTCAGGACACCATGCGAGAAGTTGGCGCCACCACGGATCAGGTGGCGTCCGCGGCGGAAGAGCTCAGCCGGGTCGCGAATGAAACCCGGGCCTCGGTTCAGGAACAGGGCTCCGAGACTGACCAGATTGCCTCTGCGATCAATGAAATGGCCGCGACCATCCAGCAGATTTCCGGCAATGCCAATGAGGTTGAGAGCTCGGCCTCGGACGCCGACCGCATGGCCCGTGAGGGTGGTGAAACCATTAGCAGTGCCCAGGGCGCGGTGAACAAGCTGTCCGAGGAGATCGAGGACACGGCCCGCAGTATCAACGCCCTTGCGGAAAAATCCGATGAGATCCAGCAGGTACTGGATGTCATTCATGCGGTAACTGAACAGACCAACCTGCTGGCTCTCAATGCGGCCATCGAAGCTGCACGGGCTGGTGAGCATGGCCGAGGCTTCTCGGTGGTTGCTGATGAAGTACGCCAGCTTGCAAAACGCAGCGCCGAGTCCGCTGATCAGATTCGTACCATGATTGACGGCTTTGTGACTGAATCCAAGGCATCGGTGGAGCGGATGAACAAATCACGCAACCGTTCAACGGAAACGGTCGAAAGGATCAATCATGCAACCAGCGCGCTGCGAACCATCGAGACCTCGGTTGGCAAGATTCATGATCAGGTAACTCAGATTGCAACAGCCTCGGAGCAACAAAGCCAGGTTGCCGAAGAGATCAACCAGAACGTCGTGCGGATCGTTGATGCTGCCCAGCGCAGTGATACTGGCGTAACCCAGACCAACGAGGCCAGCCACGAACTGGCGCGTCTGGGTGAGAGCTTGCGGGATCTGGTAGGGCAGTTCAAAGTCTGA
- a CDS encoding TRAP transporter substrate-binding protein: protein MTIRKTLLAAMAAAATVFSVSSVAEENYTLRLAQTWGPNSPVLGETVQHMADMAETMSDGRLQIRIDPSNKHKAPFGIFDLVRNGQYDMGHTASYYYKGSIPNAMYFTTIPFGLIAPEMYAWFYHGEGMELMQKVYEPYGMLSFPGGNTGNQMGGWFRKEINSLEDLKGLKMRTPGFAGEVMSELGVAVTNLPPGELYTALERGTVDAVEWVGPALDFQMGFHQIAKYYYSGWQEPGAEVQFLINKKTWEELPKDLQEILRVSMRTAAYDMYIQSTHQSGVAWDRMKEDYPDVTHKVFPPEVIDALRSTTNRLLAEAAEKDPLAKEIIDSQRDYLKQVRQWTNISDKAYLNSVAED from the coding sequence ATGACAATCCGGAAAACACTGCTTGCGGCCATGGCCGCTGCAGCGACTGTGTTCAGCGTGTCCTCGGTGGCCGAGGAAAACTATACCTTGCGCCTTGCGCAAACCTGGGGGCCCAACTCTCCGGTACTGGGAGAGACAGTTCAGCATATGGCGGACATGGCAGAAACCATGTCAGACGGCCGCTTGCAGATTCGCATAGATCCGTCCAACAAGCACAAGGCGCCTTTCGGGATTTTTGATCTGGTGCGCAATGGCCAGTACGACATGGGCCATACCGCGTCCTATTACTACAAGGGCTCTATCCCGAACGCCATGTACTTCACCACCATTCCGTTCGGGCTGATCGCGCCCGAGATGTACGCCTGGTTCTACCACGGTGAGGGCATGGAGCTGATGCAGAAGGTGTATGAGCCCTACGGCATGCTCTCCTTCCCGGGTGGTAATACCGGTAATCAGATGGGTGGCTGGTTCCGCAAGGAGATTAACTCCCTTGAAGACCTCAAGGGCCTGAAGATGCGCACCCCCGGTTTTGCCGGCGAGGTTATGTCTGAACTGGGCGTTGCCGTGACCAACCTGCCGCCAGGTGAGCTCTATACTGCCCTCGAGCGTGGCACCGTGGACGCCGTTGAGTGGGTCGGCCCTGCCCTCGATTTCCAGATGGGCTTTCATCAGATCGCCAAGTACTACTATTCGGGTTGGCAGGAGCCGGGCGCGGAAGTCCAGTTCCTTATCAACAAGAAGACCTGGGAAGAGCTGCCAAAGGATCTGCAGGAGATCCTGCGGGTTTCCATGCGCACCGCTGCCTATGACATGTACATCCAGAGCACCCACCAGAGTGGTGTCGCCTGGGATCGCATGAAAGAAGACTATCCGGATGTGACTCACAAGGTATTCCCGCCGGAAGTCATTGATGCCCTGCGCAGCACCACTAACCGGTTGCTGGCCGAAGCCGCTGAGAAAGATCCGCTTGCGAAGGAAATTATCGATTCACAGCGTGACTACCTCAAGCAGGTTCGTCAGTGGACCAACATTTCCGACAAGGCCTATCTGAACAGTGTGGCTGAAGACTGA
- the potA gene encoding spermidine/putrescine ABC transporter ATP-binding protein PotA, translating into MKQTLLSLSNLSKQFGGKTVLDGLDLEIYDGEFITLLGPSGCGKTTLLRLMAGFEHPDEGTITLAGENLTHTAPENRPLNTVFQHYALFPHMSVFDNVAYGLKMEKRPKDEIRQRVDEALAMVQLQDFARRKPHQLSGGQQQRVAIARAVVKRPRLLLLDEPLSALDYKLRRTMQVELKRLQRELGITFVFVTHDQEEALSMSDRVVVLKDGLVQQLGTPREVYERPANLFTARFVGETNFFPGTVESVQDGSIKVDVFGLKRTLRRPDFPVQAEQSLHVLLRPEDIRVLEPDDENGVAGKIVERNYKGSTLDSVIHLADGTEVLASEFFDEDDPAFDYRLGEPVKVSWVDGWEWLLPEEASQRSEEELPADA; encoded by the coding sequence ATGAAACAGACACTGCTATCCCTGAGCAATCTTTCCAAGCAATTCGGTGGCAAAACGGTGCTCGACGGTCTGGATCTTGAGATCTACGACGGCGAGTTCATTACCCTGTTGGGGCCTTCTGGTTGCGGTAAGACTACGCTGCTGCGCCTGATGGCGGGCTTTGAGCATCCTGACGAGGGCACCATTACCCTGGCGGGAGAAAATCTCACTCACACCGCCCCGGAAAACCGGCCGCTGAATACCGTTTTCCAGCACTACGCGCTGTTCCCCCACATGTCAGTGTTCGACAACGTGGCCTACGGCCTGAAGATGGAAAAACGTCCCAAGGACGAGATTCGCCAGCGTGTCGATGAAGCCCTGGCCATGGTGCAGTTGCAGGATTTTGCCCGGCGCAAACCCCATCAGTTGTCCGGCGGACAGCAGCAGAGGGTCGCCATTGCCCGCGCGGTGGTCAAACGCCCACGCCTGCTACTGCTGGATGAACCCCTTTCGGCCCTCGATTACAAACTGCGTCGCACCATGCAGGTGGAGCTGAAGCGACTGCAGAGAGAGCTCGGCATCACCTTTGTCTTTGTGACCCACGATCAGGAAGAGGCGCTGTCGATGTCGGATCGGGTGGTGGTGCTCAAGGATGGCCTCGTTCAGCAACTGGGAACGCCCCGGGAAGTCTATGAGCGACCGGCGAATCTGTTCACCGCGCGGTTTGTGGGTGAGACGAACTTTTTTCCGGGCACCGTTGAGTCGGTTCAGGACGGTTCCATTAAGGTGGATGTGTTTGGCCTCAAGCGAACACTGCGTCGTCCGGATTTTCCGGTGCAGGCCGAGCAGTCCCTGCATGTCCTGCTGCGACCGGAAGATATCCGGGTTCTCGAGCCTGACGACGAGAACGGCGTCGCAGGCAAGATTGTCGAGCGCAATTACAAGGGCAGCACGCTGGATTCGGTCATCCATCTCGCCGATGGCACCGAAGTTCTGGCCAGTGAATTCTTTGATGAAGATGACCCGGCGTTTGATTACCGGCTTGGAGAGCCCGTAAAAGTCAGCTGGGTTGATGGTTGGGAATGGCTGCTTCCAGAAGAAGCCAGCCAGAGGAGCGAAGAGGAACTGCCGGCCGATGCATAG
- the potB gene encoding spermidine/putrescine ABC transporter permease PotB — protein MHSIMQQPFKNAVLILVWGWLLFLVLAPNLLVVGASVMTRDPVSFLSLPLNLDAYRQLFDPLYLDVFLHSLYMAAMTTLVCLLIGYPFAWALSKVGKQRQLVLIFLLIVPFWTNSLVRTYALKLILATNGLLNSALMSIGLIDEPLQLLYTEGAVIIGLVYLLLPFMILPLYSVFEDLKQELLLASHDLGAGRLSTFVHVIVPLTLPGVLAGVMLVLLPAMGLFFVPDILGGSRNLLVGNVIKNQFLDARNWPFGAAASIVLTVTMAFLMFAHRLSKRRIGEEGA, from the coding sequence ATGCATAGCATTATGCAGCAGCCGTTCAAAAACGCTGTCCTGATTCTGGTCTGGGGCTGGCTCCTGTTCCTGGTACTGGCGCCGAATCTACTGGTGGTAGGCGCCAGTGTCATGACCCGTGACCCGGTCTCGTTTCTGTCGCTGCCCCTGAACCTGGATGCCTATCGCCAGCTGTTTGATCCGCTGTATCTGGACGTCTTCCTGCATTCCCTGTACATGGCGGCGATGACCACGCTGGTGTGTTTGCTGATTGGCTATCCGTTTGCCTGGGCCCTGTCCAAAGTGGGCAAGCAACGTCAGCTGGTCCTGATCTTCCTTCTGATCGTGCCGTTCTGGACCAACTCTCTGGTGCGCACCTACGCACTGAAGCTGATCCTCGCCACCAATGGGCTGCTGAACAGCGCCTTGATGTCGATCGGGCTTATCGATGAGCCGCTGCAGCTGCTTTACACCGAGGGCGCAGTGATCATTGGCCTGGTGTATCTGCTGTTGCCGTTCATGATCCTGCCACTGTATTCGGTGTTCGAGGATCTGAAGCAGGAGCTGCTGCTGGCTTCTCATGATCTGGGCGCGGGGCGGCTTTCCACCTTTGTGCACGTAATAGTGCCGCTCACATTGCCCGGAGTGCTGGCCGGCGTGATGCTGGTCTTGCTGCCGGCCATGGGCCTGTTCTTCGTTCCGGATATTCTGGGCGGTTCAAGAAACCTGCTGGTAGGCAACGTGATCAAGAACCAGTTTCTCGATGCCCGCAACTGGCCTTTCGGGGCTGCCGCCAGCATCGTGCTGACCGTGACCATGGCGTTTCTCATGTTTGCCCACCGGTTGAGCAAGCGGCGTATCGGTGAGGAGGGCGCGTGA
- the potC gene encoding spermidine/putrescine ABC transporter permease PotC — protein sequence MTKWLPRTYLTLVYLLLYVPIVVLVVFSFNESRTGYAWGGLSLRWYESLFNNRAMVTAMWNSLWLALSAATVSTVIGALTALALHRYRFRGKKLLNGMLFVVMMSPEIVLAISLLALFLLVGLQLGYVSLLLAHVTFCLPFVVITVMARLSGFDESLPEAARDLGASDFTMTRTVLIPVIMPALLAGWLLGFTLSLDDVVVSTFVSGPSYEILPLRIYSMVRVGLKPEVNALGTLLLVFSLVMLMLSQWILIRSKR from the coding sequence ATGACAAAGTGGCTGCCCCGAACCTATCTCACACTGGTCTACCTACTGCTTTATGTTCCCATCGTGGTGCTGGTGGTGTTCTCGTTCAACGAGTCCCGCACCGGCTATGCCTGGGGTGGCCTCAGCCTGCGCTGGTACGAATCGCTGTTTAACAACCGGGCCATGGTCACCGCCATGTGGAATTCGCTCTGGCTGGCGCTGTCTGCGGCCACTGTGTCCACGGTGATAGGTGCCCTGACCGCCCTGGCCCTGCACCGGTACCGGTTCCGGGGCAAAAAGCTGCTGAACGGCATGCTGTTTGTGGTGATGATGTCTCCGGAGATTGTCCTGGCGATCTCCCTGCTAGCCCTCTTCCTTCTGGTAGGGCTGCAGCTGGGTTACGTTTCCCTGCTGCTGGCCCATGTCACCTTCTGTCTGCCGTTTGTGGTGATCACGGTCATGGCCCGGTTGAGTGGTTTCGATGAGAGCCTGCCCGAGGCCGCCCGGGACCTGGGCGCTTCTGATTTCACGATGACCCGCACCGTGTTGATCCCGGTGATCATGCCGGCGTTACTGGCAGGTTGGCTGCTAGGGTTTACACTGTCCCTCGATGATGTGGTGGTCAGTACGTTTGTCAGTGGCCCCAGCTATGAAATTCTGCCCCTTCGCATCTACTCAATGGTGCGCGTGGGCCTGAAACCCGAGGTGAATGCCCTGGGCACACTGTTGCTGGTGTTTTCACTGGTTATGCTGATGTTGTCTCAATGGATTCTGATAAGGAGCAAACGATGA
- a CDS encoding extracellular solute-binding protein has protein sequence MKKLALAGLLAVGLTGCSSEEPQVLNLYNWSEYMPQEVLDRFTEETGIQVVYTTYDSNEAMYARLKLLDDSAAYDLAVPSTYYVSKMRQEDLLLPIDRSKIEGFDNLDPELVNLDIDPENQFSVPYLWGTTGLAVDTADIEGEPVTAWEDLWEDRFDGRVMLTNDMREVFHVGLRVLGYSGNSTNPDEIEAAYEKLAELMPSVRTFNSDAPRMPYLEGEADVGMIWNGEAVMGKDTMESLEYVYPEEGIIAWLDSFVIPKNAKNPEAAHQFISFVLQPEISALISEEIGYATPNLAARDLLPDEVANNRASYPNATDMINAEFQTDIGDDALQVYAKYWEMLKSGR, from the coding sequence ATGAAGAAACTGGCACTTGCCGGCTTGCTGGCGGTGGGGTTAACGGGGTGCAGTTCCGAGGAGCCCCAGGTTCTTAACCTCTATAACTGGTCTGAATATATGCCTCAGGAAGTCCTCGACCGTTTCACCGAGGAAACCGGCATCCAGGTGGTCTACACCACCTACGACAGTAACGAGGCCATGTATGCCCGTTTGAAACTGCTGGATGACAGTGCGGCTTATGACCTTGCGGTGCCGTCGACCTACTACGTTAGCAAGATGCGCCAGGAAGACCTGCTGCTACCGATTGATCGCAGCAAGATCGAGGGCTTCGATAACCTGGATCCGGAGCTGGTGAACCTGGATATCGACCCGGAGAACCAATTCTCCGTGCCTTATCTCTGGGGCACCACGGGTCTGGCCGTGGATACTGCAGATATCGAAGGTGAGCCTGTTACTGCCTGGGAAGACCTGTGGGAAGATCGCTTCGATGGCCGGGTGATGCTCACCAACGACATGCGGGAAGTTTTCCACGTTGGCCTGCGGGTGCTGGGCTATTCCGGCAACAGCACCAATCCGGACGAGATCGAGGCAGCCTATGAAAAGCTTGCCGAGCTGATGCCTTCGGTTCGCACCTTCAACTCCGATGCGCCCCGCATGCCCTACCTGGAAGGTGAGGCCGACGTGGGCATGATCTGGAACGGCGAGGCCGTGATGGGCAAGGACACCATGGAGTCGCTCGAATATGTCTATCCGGAAGAGGGTATCATTGCGTGGCTGGACAGCTTCGTTATTCCGAAAAACGCCAAGAATCCGGAAGCGGCCCATCAGTTCATCAGTTTCGTGCTGCAACCTGAAATCTCTGCGCTGATCAGTGAGGAAATCGGTTACGCCACACCAAACCTGGCGGCGCGGGATCTGTTGCCGGACGAGGTTGCAAATAACCGTGCGAGCTATCCGAACGCCACCGACATGATCAATGCCGAGTTCCAGACCGATATCGGCGACGATGCCCTGCAGGTGTATGCCAAGTACTGGGAAATGCTGAAGTCCGGTCGCTAA